From Clarias gariepinus isolate MV-2021 ecotype Netherlands chromosome 18, CGAR_prim_01v2, whole genome shotgun sequence:
AAGAAAAATGCTTTTGCATTATTGCATAAACAGCACTTCATGTTCTTACCCTGTGGACACAGGCTCGTGTAGCTGGTGGTGACTGTAAAGCTGGTCTGTCTGTGCGCCGGCCTTTAGAGACAGCTGAAGACATGAACAGCTGGAACTGTCCGTGCATCCGTTGTCGCAGTCACAGCAGGTCAGGAAAAACGGCGCCTTGCTTAAAAAACAGCCATGAGGCCAGCGATCCTTGCGATAGCGGAATTCTTTTGGCCGTACACCATCCAAGTCATTACACAGAGTAACCGGGACAGCCTCCGTCCCGCGGCTAATGTCCCTCTCAAAAATACTGGTTGTGGGAAGAGGTGAAGCGGGAGCAAGCGGCCTCGGCTGAGCCTGCCGCTCTGGCAGTACCTGAGGATTGAAGCTGAAGTGGGTCTGCTGCAGGACCCCAAGGCTTTTAGTCTGCTGTAGGAACTGATACACGTCATCCATGCAGCACAAGCTCCGCCCACACGGAGCTTTATAGAGCACGTCTGAGTCCAACACCTCTTGTGGTGAAAAGGTGAGCGGCTTGGCACACTGACGCTGGAAGTGGCAGAGAAAAGGCACTCGCAAGGGGTTGTGGCCGAGGAACTGGTCAGAGTGAGATGGGAGGTTGGGGAGGCAGGCAGGGCTGCAGTTGTGTTGCTGATAGGACAGTTGAACAGGCGACACGGGGCCCAACTGGTCGTCAGAAAAAAAACTGGATGGCGAGAGCAGCATCATATAGTCGTAGGTTTCTAACTTCCCTGATAGCATGGCGTCGTTCCTGCCTGAGGAAGACATCTGACTGTTGTCTGAAGCCGACTCTggattccttaaaaaaatatatataaaaaatttaaatgaagttaGAAAAATTCTCTGGAAAAGcagcaaaagaaaattatatatgaaaaagaaaagaaaaaacccacCCTGATGCATCGTCATTTAAGACGTCTTCCGAGACAGGCAGATGCTTCATTTTCAGTATAGTGCAGTGCGAGTCTGATACAGACACTGTCAGGatgtctggaagaaaacacgcCAATGTAAAAGCTGAGTTAAAGGGAACCACAAAAAAAGCAGAAGTAAAATCCTAAATAGCAGAAGGCTGCGGGAAAGTGACCAACCTGGTCCTGGCATGTTTTTCAATATTTCCTATATCTCTTTAAATCAGACAATAAATACttttaagtaaaatgtaaagtaaaagtaaaaaaataaataaaataaaaagagaaagaaaagtaatcatgacaattttttttatataaataaactacatgTGCATGTGAAACcttaaaattgtaaaacattATAGCAAACTCAATTCTCATCAAACTGAGTCTCAAGAATGAAAGTGAAAGTACAAGAGAAAAACAATATACTAAGTAAACGGAAGTGAAAGACGTCAGCAGTAGTTGGGACATTTTCTGCATGCACACTCATGAGCGCATGAGTGTATTTTTGTACTTTATCAGTTTAAAACTTTTATCTTAACTCTCCAGCACAGAATTACAAAAAGGTATTTTACAAGATCAGGATGGCGATTTAAGAAAACTTGAAGAATAATGTGAATATTTACATAATTCTGAAGGATAATACCTTCACCGATCAGCACCTCCTCAATGGTCTCAGTCTTCAAAGCTGCAGTCAGTGTCACCTCCGACTCCAAAATAATGTTCATGCCTTGAATGTAgcctgagcaaaaaaaaacacacacataggccttacatattacacacactgcttcataaataataaataaatacatttagattatttaaaaaaaagatttaatgttAACTGTTgtcacaagatttttttttaaagactataCAGTATGACCAAacacaggattaaaaaaaaaccggATTAAGTGTTTCTAaacaagtgtttattttattgagaAGAAGAGTCAATGAAAGACTCGGTGTAAGAGTAAATGAGTAAATAAGTCTTTCAATGACTCAGTGGGCTGGCCAGGAGGTGACTCGGTCAGTGAGTTGGTCATTCGGTCTGTGATTCTGTGACTCAGTGAGCAGTTCAGTAATGAAAGGGTTAGTGAGTAAGTCAGTGAGGAACTGAATCAGTCAGACAGTTACTGAGTAAGTAATGAcagagtgagtcagtgagtcaATCAGTCAGTAAGGAATTGAATCAGTCAGACAGATACTTAGTAAGTAATGACAaagtgagtcagtgagtcaATCAGTCAGTGAGTCAATCAGTCAGTCAGGGTGTCAGTGAGTTTCTTCTTCAGTGACTGAAATTGTCTCTCATTCACTCATGAATTCTTCTTTTCAGAAATGAATCGCGAGTCAGCGCGTCAGCAGGTGAGCGAGCGAGTCAGCAGGTGAGCGAGCGAGTCAGCAGGTGAGCGAGCGAGTCAGCAGGTGAGCGAGCGAGTCAGCAGGTGAGCGAGCGAGTCAGCAGGTGAGCGAGCGAGTCAGCAGGTGAGCGAGCGAGTCAGCGCGTGAGCAGGTGAGCGAGCGAGTCAGCGCGTCAGCAGGTGAGCGAGCGAGTCAGCGCGTGAGCAGGTGAGCGAGCGAGTCAGCGCGTCAGCAGGTGAGCGAGCGAGTCAGCGCGTCAGCAGGTGAGCGAGCGAGTCAGCGCGTCAGCAGGTGAGCGAGCGAGTCAGCGCGTCAGCAGGTGAGCGAGCGAGTCAGCGCGTCAGCAGGTGAGCGAGCGAGTCAGCGCGTCAGCAGGTGAGCGAGCGAGTCAGCGCGTCAGCAGGTGAGCGAGCGAGTCAGCGCGTCAGCAGGTGAGCGAGCGAGTCAGCGCGAGTGAGTCAGCGCGTGAGTCAGCGCGTGAgtaagtgagcgagtgagtCAGCGCGTGAgtaagtgagcgagtgagtCAGCGCGTGAgtaagtgagcgagtgagtCAGCGCGTGAgtaagtgagcgagtgagtCAGCGCGTGAGTCAGCGAGTAGTTAGTGAGTGAATCAGTAAATAAATGACCCTATACAATTTAGTTTTGCTTTTGGTCAGTCGGTCATGGAGAGGATTCTTTAGTGAATAAACAAGTCGTCAGTGAGCAGGactgtcagtcagtcagtcagtgtgCTGGTCAGTGAGGCACTTTAAACTCCTTAATACCTGGTGTAACTAAACGGGCTAAAAAGTCAAATCCAGGAAAGAGGCAATGCTAGAAATGACAACACACATGATCAGTACAGAGCTATATCATgactaggtgtgtgtgtgtgtgtgtgtgtgtgtgtgtgtgtgtgtgtgtggtgtgttttgtgtcttgtttTGTTCACCTTTATCCGTGGCTGTTTTGGTTTTAATAGCTTCTTTCAGACACAGCAGAAACTCCAACAACTCCTCGAAAGCCAAGTCCACATTCACCTGGGACCAGAACGTCCTCGCTTTGTTCTCTGTAAAACAAGTCACAGCAGCTTTTAGCTGAGTTCAGTAACACCACAGACACCCTGAGGACTGAAGGAGGAAGAGGGAGTTTACCAGCCGACAGCTCCATGATCAGAG
This genomic window contains:
- the setdb2 gene encoding histone-lysine N-methyltransferase SETDB2 isoform X1; amino-acid sequence: MELSAENKARTFWSQVNVDLAFEELLEFLLCLKEAIKTKTATDKGYIQGMNIILESEVTLTAALKTETIEEVLIGEDILTVSVSDSHCTILKMKHLPVSEDVLNDDASGNPESASDNSQMSSSGRNDAMLSGKLETYDYMMLLSPSSFFSDDQLGPVSPVQLSYQQHNCSPACLPNLPSHSDQFLGHNPLRVPFLCHFQRQCAKPLTFSPQEVLDSDVLYKAPCGRSLCCMDDVYQFLQQTKSLGVLQQTHFSFNPQVLPERQAQPRPLAPASPLPTTSIFERDISRGTEAVPVTLCNDLDGVRPKEFRYRKDRWPHGCFLSKAPFFLTCCDCDNGCTDSSSCSCLQLSLKAGAQTDQLYSHHQLHEPVSTGLYECGPWCGCRKSSCQNRVVQHGLRVRLQVFRTNEKGWGVRCRDDLDQGTFVCTYAGVILRLGRSIEEPLLSKNLKEQQMSDDEVEVVEEWTLPSGQKKTVSETLDKSPPLYVPVIQRPSDQPSALLDGQREQLEHSDNTDKLNTCSSPNPDHTEGHNEEVVRKRLRLDDTENFGKERKPNIARDQIVPKAGGKPDCLEKMYYIDASKKGNVARFFNHSCNPNLFVQNVFVDTHDPKFPVIAFFTCKPIRAGTELTWNYSYKTGSDPKHEVPCLCGSNDCQAVII